From the Anoplopoma fimbria isolate UVic2021 breed Golden Eagle Sablefish chromosome 14, Afim_UVic_2022, whole genome shotgun sequence genome, one window contains:
- the fam163ba gene encoding protein FAM163B, translating to MTAGTVVITGGILATVILLLIIAVLCYCRLQYYCCKKEESESEEEEPDFAVTSRLPPVHSNHNIVAATAAASSIQNGPALFSTPPLARKLTRSQTFCPSCTHYDLPFYLQPPPQPQIHHQPDGLRNGGDRISYRSVQQQELDLPVPVNITNYRKPNLARSVTMRDMFTRSCSISTDV from the exons ATGACAGCCGGGACAGTGGTCATCACTGGTGGAATTCTAGCTACCGTTATCTTACTCCTTATCATCGCAGTACTGTGCTACTGTAGGCTGCAG TATTATTGCTGCAAGAAGGAAGAGTCGGagtcggaggaggaggagccagaCTTTGCCGTAACGTCGCGTCTGCCACCGGTCCACTCTAATCACAACATTGTGGCGGCGACGGCCGCCGCCTCCTCCATCCAGAATGGCCCCGCCCTTTTCTCCACCCCTCCACTGGCCAGGAAACTAACACGCTCACAGACCTTCTGTCCATCCTGTACGCACTATGACCTGCCTTTCTACCTCCAGCCCCCCCCTCAGCCTCAGATCCACCATCAACCAGATGGGTTGAGGAACGGAGGTGACCGGATCAGCTACCGCAGCGTCCAGCAGCAGGAACTGGACCTGCCAGTGCCTGTGAACATTACAAACTACCGTAAACCAAACCTTGCCCGGTCCGTCACCATGAGGGACATGTTCACCCGCAGCTGTAGCATCAGCACTGATGTTTAG